In a genomic window of Rhododendron vialii isolate Sample 1 chromosome 12a, ASM3025357v1:
- the LOC131311783 gene encoding uncharacterized protein LOC131311783 — translation MLGIFPDMLLSLLDHLCWTAVSQWRGLKDMQSLPLMITTNVMSRIWLVLVLPLSTSRPLWKLFRVRKPSSLSHLNCNPIYSKVKRWRSCFLIVCQDGVEDFLVVKWNSCF, via the exons ATGTTGGGGATATTCCCGGATATGCTTTTGTCCCTGTTAGACCATTTGTGCTGGACTGCCGTGAgtcaatggagaggattgaaGGATATGCAAAGTTTGCCCTTGATGATTACAACAAAtgtaat GTCAAGGATATGGCTGGTTCTGGTTCTCCCACTCTCAACTTCCAGGCCATTGTGGAAACTTTTCAGGGTCAGGAAACCGTCAAGTTTATCGCACTTGAACTGTAATCCTATCTACTCCAAG GTAAAGAGATGGAGAAGTTGCTTTCTGATAGTTTGCCAAGACGGAGttgaagactttttggtagttaaaTGGAATAGCTGTTTTTGA